One Triticum dicoccoides isolate Atlit2015 ecotype Zavitan chromosome 3B, WEW_v2.0, whole genome shotgun sequence genomic window, TGCCGCTGCAACATCTTGTAGcggacgtcttgcacgatcatactTGCGTCGGCATCTAAAGGATCCAAATCAAGGTCAACATATTGGCGTCCTCCGCATTGGATGAGGTCTTCACCTTCTTCTCTCTGAGCATGGATCTCTTCTCTTCGAGCATAGTCGTCTTATTTTCGAGTTTGAGCTTCTTCTTGGTCGCCTCCATCAACAATTTGAACATCTCCTCCTTTTTCTCCTCCTTGATGTCGGAGCGCTTGATGTATGCCTCTCCTTCTTCAACAAGTTGTCCTCGAACCTCTCTGTCATCTTGACCGCCACACCTTCTCGCTTCGCCCTCTCCTCGTCCCACTTCTTTCCCCGGAACCTTCCTCTAACCTTCTTGGGCAGTCCtcgacgtcctcctcctcctcctcctcctcccgctcggAGGCCCAATCCTGCTGCTGTGTGCCCATGCCGGTCCGAGTGTAGCCCTCCTGTTGTGTGCATGTGTCAGTCTGGGTGTAGCCCTGCTATGTGTGGGTGTAGTTGCCGGACTGGGTGGGATCCGAGTCTTCCACTGCTCATCACCAtagcctcttcctcctctgctccgtcATGGTTGATGCCAAACATCTCCCTGTCTACGTCATCGTATGCCAACTCCCCCGCTTCATGCATAGTAGTGAACAGCGTGCGGGCGCCCATCTACTCCCCACTCGCCGTCCGTACTGGACAAGTTGCGGCGAAGAACACTCTGAGAAGAGCAGTGCCACCGCGTTTACGTTGACGATGTAAGGCACTTGCCTAGCGGCGGTTGTCACGGACTGCCTGCCGAGTAAGCCACGGCGTAGAAGTATGGAACCTTATGATGCTCCGGCCATGGCGGCGTTTGTACGGTGGGCGAGACTATCAGTGCACCGCGGCCCAGGCCATGACCTCCACCTCGTCCGCGACCAGGAGGCCACCGCCACGTCCGCCACCGGCACGCCCTCCATCGGCCTTCTACTTCTTGAGCTTCTCCTTCTTTGCGGCCTTCGCTTTGACACAACGATTTTGTCATGTCGCCGAGTTGATCTTCCAGGTGAGCGTGATGCTCGGATCCTTCTACACCTCCACCACCTCCAACTCCGGCAGGCTATCCTCCAGTTCCATGCATCAGCTGCTGGAGGGAAGAAGAGAGTGGGAGAAAAGGGCGGGAATTGGATGGAGAGCGACGGGATGGAAGAAGAGAGTGGGGATCTTGCCGTAGAAATGGCATGGGCAGCTATAAAAGCACGAGCTTTGCCTTCCTTTTGGGTGGGCCAATGGTGTAGTGTCTGACGTCTTTTATGTCCAGACTCCCGCAAAGCCCCCCACTTTGGTTCCAATTTGCGGCAAAATCATGGTCCGGACTGCTCCGTGGACATATCGGGGTCGacgttggattgcttccgaggtccGGACAACTATGTGCGGATACATACGAGCTGTTTGAGGGtctgcgttggagatgccctaatataCTTTTAAGAGTTTGTGTTGGAGATGCCCTGATATACTCGCTCTGTATCTAAATAGTGTAAGATGTTTTTGCAGTTTAAATATAGAGGAAGTATATATTACAAAATTGCTCCAGTAAGCATCAATCAGAGCTCTTCCCATCCCGTTCTTCCTGCATGCATGCACCAAGCTCATCTCGTTTTATTCTATAGTACTAGCATGGAACTTGAGCAATACTGCTAATACATCGGTAACAACTAGTACTACTAAAATCTCGGCTCTAACAAATGGAGTGGTCATCCGTTAAAGAACATTAAGCTAGCTAAACCTGCCGAATCGATTCCCTTCACATCACGCTGCAAGAATTGGCATTCTCGTCGTTGAACATGTCGCCGTAAGCCTCCCGCGGCGGCGAGAAGGCGCTCCTctgcggaggcggcggcggtgctccgTAGTAGTAGTCCTCGGCCGCAGAATGCTGATGCTGGTACGGCGACGGCTGGGGATCGGGGTAGTAGTAGGGCTCGTACGCCGATGGCGCCGGCCGGCTGTAGTAGTTCGGAGGCGCGTACTCGTCTATGTAGCCGCCGTGCGACGGCCCTGGCCTCGCCATGGGAGTGGGCATCGGCATCGCCGCCGGCGTCGGCGCGGCGGCGTAGTATGACGAGCTCGCCATCGGCCGTGCCACGTTGTAGCTCATGACGTGCACCGGCGGCTGCCGTGTCGCTGGCATGTACTGGTGGGGGGCCCCGTAGCCGTAGACGCCTCTGCCGCGGGCGTCGTCGTACTCCATCGTCACCCTGGCGTCCATCGGCTTATCATGATGATCATGCTGCTcctggtgctgctgctgctgcttggctttCCCGTTCGCCCCGCTGGGTTGTTGCTGCGGCCCTGTCTCCGCCTTGGCCTCGTCGGGCCCTTTGCTTTCTTCGGCCGGCAGTGGGGTCTCTTCGGCGGTCTTCTCGGGTTCCGGCGCCGGAGGCTGGGCTGTGCTTGGCTCGGCGGCGGGCTTCTCGGCGGCCTCGTTAGGCTTGCTGGCATCATCTGCTTGGTTCTTGGTTTCTTGGCTTTGGCTCTCTGCAGGAGGaggcggctcctgctgctgcttggGCTCCTCCGGCCAAGGCTCCGCCAGTTTGCCGGACTTGCGCAGCCTTGCGACGAGGATCCCGGCGTCGATCTTTGGAGAGACTGTGATCGCCACCCTGTTTCTTCGGGCGTCGATGTCACATCTGTATACGCCTGCAAGATCAAAGGAAACCCAACTTTTGTTCAGTAACTCAGCATAACCATGATTATTTTTGTTCTGGCGTCTTCTTTGCACATGTTAGTATGGCAGTGTTTGCTTAGAGATGCACATGCAAATATCCTATCAGAGTCCCCAACATGGAAATTTCTACAAAGGCATTTGAAACAACAGATGGTGATCGATCAAATCAGTGAGGCATACCATCAATATGTAGGAGCACCTTCTTCACCTTCTTTTTGCACCCTTCACAATGGATGGACACCCTGAGCACCACAACCTACATCAGAACAAACCAAACCATCATGAGCACACTTCCATGCAAATATTGTCAACAAGACAACAGCAACTCACACATGACTTAAATAGTAATCCAACAAAAAAAACTCCAGTGGTTGATCAGACACATGAACATGCCCATGACCAGAAGGATCACTAGTGCAAGAACACAATTACAGAAGGATCACAGCTAGTATGTTGAATGTAATCACCTGAAACTCTACAGGTTCCGTCGCCATGTCGAGGAGCGGAATGATTCGCAGCCGGGGGAAGGGAAAGTGGGGGAGCCTTGTGGGGGAGGGCTGAGGAGATTTTATACCCGGCACTGGTTTAACAAGTGAAAGGTGTagaaagaacaagcatggagagtaGTGGGCGTTCGGTTGGGCATATGTATAAACTAGTTGGTTTGTGACTAGGGGGAGGTGGCTTTACATGTGGACAAAACACTCCCTTTGAGGCTTCTCTCTTCTTTTCTGAAGAAACATTTGAGCAGGAGGAGGTAAAGTTGCTTGGAACTAAACCTATTGCCTATGGAGGTGGTACTGGTGATGGCTCTTTCCTCTTCTTTTTGAGCTCATCATGAGCTGTATAGGTGAGATTTTGATGTAGGCCGGAGCTGCTTTTAGAGGACGAATGGCCCTTGAATGTGTCTTTCTGGTGCTAAATCCTTTTCAGTTCTCACACATCGATCGGTCAAATCGCCGTGTCATAATATGGGTATTTCTGAATTCTCAAAGTGTTGAAACGGTCATTTTAGTTAGGATGCTCACAAACTTCACATGCAAATTTTCTCACGGCATTCTGTTTCTTAACATCCTATCTATTAGCCAAAACTAGGTCCCATCATTATTGCTTTAAGATTTATAGCACCAATATGTCACCATTTCTGTTGTTGTAATATCATTTTCATTTACCGGCGGGCAGcaaagtttcactactcacgcaagCAAAAGCTAGCAAGGATAGCTAGATTCCAGAAAGGCGACGGCACAAAACCACGACGCGCAAGGACACAAACCAAATATAATCTTATAACACACACCAGAAGAATTCCTCTTGTGGAGTTCTTGCTAAGATTCTTTGCCCCTTCCATGGAGTGTTGTGTTGGTCTAGGCAACCGGGCATGGACGGAGTGATGGATTAGTCGTGCATAGTGGCTGCCTTTATCGTGCCAAATGCGCGAAAGAAAGGCCACCGCTTTCGCTCCCCTGTGCAAAGGAAGAGTTTTGTTTTGTCACAAAGTCGAacgggtgcgtgtgtgtgtgagagagagagatgttaTGATATGATATGCCTTTGTTTTTgcatggaggaggagaggaaagCATCTATTCCGGCCTCTAGACCGCCTTTTGACGGTGCTGAGGTGTCCAAATGGTAGTTATTTATGTCTCTCTTTAGTTTAGTCCATGATACTACATTATACAGCAAATTAGTGGCGTGCTTGCGCACAATTGCAAAAGCTAAAGTGTGGATTCATCTGGAATCAGGGAGAACTAGAGTTGCAGCTTGATGCATGGTATATTTTGTTGCTctggaaagaagaaagaaaatttTACAGGTACGTGTATCCATGTGACACATCATACTCCTGATTCTAATTGGCACCGGAAAGtcagaaaaagaagagaaaaacaAAGCTTAGCACGACCAAAAGTGAACCAACCCTTTGACTGCTGCGAAAAACGCCTGGGCGAGGAGCTAAATTAATCAGCATCTTGGCCATGGCAGTCTGGCAAGAGAGCATATTGTGCTGATGAACAACAATACAAAGCTGTAGCCGTCAACGGCCGGAATGGATGCAGAAAGAGTGAGCTATGGGTGCACACTTCGATGCCAAGAGATTTTGGGTCACCCAAGTCACTTTAGTTCCTGTTGTTTCTCACTCTGGAAAAAGGAAAGGATGCTTTGACCCATAGATTTTACCAGCGCCATCAGTTTCAGAAGCAATGCCAATGCCATCACGTTCACGTATTCGATTTTTTCCCGTCGGACACCCCGGTTTGGCATGGAAAAACACGTGATTTCCCATGCACACCAAGCCTGCACGCCATGAGTCACACACGCAGCCCAGATCTCCTGTGCGTTGTGAATGTCTGTTTTAATCCTCTGCTCTCCCTGAGGAGCAAGAAGCCCACACATTCACTTCCGCGTGTGGTCGACCGCGTGCCTTTCAGGAATCTCTTGCTGGCCCCAACCTCTTCCCATGGCCACAGGACAAAAGAGCAGCTCTCTCTTCGTCGCTTCTCCACTTGATTAGCTGGAAAAAACAGAGAAAGAGAGATAATAACAGGGGCTGGTGCTCCACCATTATTTATGTCTCACTTTAGACCTTTTTTTATGCGGGATGTTTCACTTTAGTCCATGATTAATTTAATTTCAAACGGTTGAGAAAAAAGTGTTTTTTTTCTAGTTGGGTTGAGAATTAGCGAAATTTCAGTGAATGATGCAACCATCCAATTTTTAGGCGAAGATTCGTATGGATTTTTTCCTGTTACATAATTAGATTTCCCTTTTTTAGCTTCACAATTTGATCTTTTCtttcatatttttattttcttttgaatAGTTGCCAAGTTTGACACTTACATTTATACATGTAACTATTGTTGCAAGCATCGCCGGCCATACATAACTAGGGGGTCGTTGGGGGTTGATGGGGCCTTAAATAAGAGCTTTAGGTTTCAAGTTTTGTCCAGGTCATGtttcataaaaataaaaatatctcATCGGCATATTGTACAATTGGGAGGCTGCCATCCACGAGGGGTGGTACGACTCCTGCAATCTAGTCGTCCCGTTTGGCGTGCTCAATTAGAATAACCAACATGTAAGAAACAATGTTAATTAACATTAGGGATATGAGTCATCCTAATGTAGTCCTTTTTTATCTGAAAGTAGTGGCCTACATCATTTTTGACATTGATGGCAACCCTACATCTAATTACAAAATTTTGTATATTGACGCCATTTATCGAAGAAGCCTTTCATCCTTAGGACCTATTGAAGGAAATGCCATTTGACTTTGCCATAGGCttttcaaagtcaattttgaaTACTACTTCACTCATGGTTTTTATGATGCATCTCTTGAACGGTCTCATGCAGGATTACTACAGACGCATTTGGTAGCCCGCATCAGTGGCGGAGCCACAAATTTGAGCGTATTCTTCACGTATTTCATTGAGGAAAATACCCTCTCAACGCTAGTTGTGGCTACCGGAAGAATGAGCACCAACTTAATAAGTTTGTACACAATGTAATATTGTTCATTATTTCTTCTCTCAACCATGAGAACTGAAAGCTCACATAGATTCTTCAAATTGCTAAACCTTTTATCCATAGGCACATGGGAAATGTACATGCTTAATTGCCATGGAAGTCTTGACAATTCATCATTTGTGAAATCTTTAGCATAGAACTTTCTAGCAAGCCTAACCAACTTCTCTTTATCATAAGCAGC contains:
- the LOC119278327 gene encoding heavy metal-associated isoprenylated plant protein 35-like, yielding MATEPVEFQVVVLRVSIHCEGCKKKVKKVLLHIDGVYRCDIDARRNRVAITVSPKIDAGILVARLRKSGKLAEPWPEEPKQQQEPPPPAESQSQETKNQADDASKPNEAAEKPAAEPSTAQPPAPEPEKTAEETPLPAEESKGPDEAKAETGPQQQPSGANGKAKQQQQHQEQHDHHDKPMDARVTMEYDDARGRGVYGYGAPHQYMPATRQPPVHVMSYNVARPMASSSYYAAAPTPAAMPMPTPMARPGPSHGGYIDEYAPPNYYSRPAPSAYEPYYYPDPQPSPYQHQHSAAEDYYYGAPPPPPQRSAFSPPREAYGDMFNDENANSCSVM